One Gemmatimonadaceae bacterium DNA segment encodes these proteins:
- a CDS encoding DUF4142 domain-containing protein: MLIQSIALAATVLLAPAAPHSVTPPLDDATIVAIFDAANTADIETGKLAAERGASKEVRAFGAMLVHDHEQVRQMGRDLARKLGVTPTPPADDTAARAHAAAMTTLRALHGAEFDRAFLAHEESFHAGVIAAVNSTLLPAIQNAELKALVIKVAPAFEAHRRAADDMAKQLASKAGQ; the protein is encoded by the coding sequence ATGCTCATTCAATCCATTGCACTGGCCGCCACCGTCCTTCTGGCTCCCGCTGCACCACACTCGGTCACGCCCCCGCTCGACGACGCCACTATCGTGGCCATCTTCGACGCCGCCAACACCGCCGATATCGAGACCGGCAAGCTCGCCGCCGAGCGAGGGGCGTCGAAGGAGGTCCGCGCCTTTGGCGCAATGCTGGTGCACGATCACGAGCAGGTACGGCAGATGGGGCGCGACCTGGCCAGGAAGCTAGGCGTGACGCCGACCCCGCCGGCCGATGACACGGCTGCGCGTGCCCACGCAGCGGCCATGACCACACTGCGCGCGCTTCACGGGGCCGAATTCGATCGGGCCTTCCTTGCGCACGAGGAGTCGTTCCACGCCGGGGTGATCGCCGCGGTCAATTCGACGCTCCTTCCGGCCATCCAGAACGCGGAGTTGAAGGCGCTGGTGATCAAGGTGGCGCCGGCCTTCGAGGCACACCGGCGCGCGGCCGACGACATGGCCAAGCAGCTGGCGAGCAAGGCGGGGCAATGA
- a CDS encoding amidohydrolase family protein: MRIVRPGAPCRAVIAGAVALVAGAGGIVGHAAPALAQDVLAVRGATVHTAAGAPIANATIVVRGGKIAAVGRDVAVPSGATIIDASGKVIIPGMIDEHSHIGARPTDLNDRPMIIGPQHRFLDALDLGDPDWKDAASGGVTTVITGPGSGENVSGQAIVIKTFGDDLSRRLITEKGGMKFAMGPKRNDAYPSTAMGVAANLRQYLIKTQEYTASWKKWEDGGKQGNAPARDLGYEAMAEVLAKRLRVRAHVHAATDVMTLLRLKDEFGFDLTLHHSTEAYKVAPEIAKRGVSAVVLPLGPRIGVTDDAMAGPVTLWKAGVKIALHTDHPVINQKWLRLCAALAIRYGLPEDEALKAVTRNVAEIARVGDRVGSIEVGKDADFVVMNGTWYEPSTRVDLVFGDGKVIYDRSRAEVK; the protein is encoded by the coding sequence GTGAGAATCGTTAGGCCTGGCGCGCCGTGTCGCGCCGTCATCGCCGGTGCCGTCGCCCTGGTGGCCGGCGCAGGTGGCATCGTTGGCCACGCCGCGCCAGCCCTCGCCCAGGATGTGCTCGCGGTGCGCGGCGCCACGGTGCACACCGCCGCCGGCGCCCCCATCGCCAACGCCACCATCGTCGTCCGCGGGGGGAAGATAGCCGCGGTGGGGCGCGACGTGGCGGTGCCGTCAGGAGCAACGATCATCGATGCGTCAGGCAAGGTCATCATCCCGGGGATGATCGACGAGCACTCGCATATCGGCGCGCGCCCCACGGACCTCAACGACCGCCCGATGATCATCGGGCCGCAGCATCGCTTTCTCGATGCGCTCGACCTGGGCGATCCCGACTGGAAAGATGCGGCGAGCGGTGGGGTGACCACCGTGATCACGGGGCCGGGGAGCGGCGAGAATGTTTCGGGCCAGGCGATCGTGATCAAGACGTTCGGTGACGACCTCTCGCGCCGCCTCATCACCGAGAAGGGGGGGATGAAGTTCGCCATGGGCCCCAAGCGAAACGACGCTTATCCGTCGACCGCGATGGGGGTGGCAGCCAACCTGCGCCAGTATCTCATCAAGACGCAGGAGTACACGGCGTCATGGAAGAAGTGGGAGGACGGCGGGAAGCAGGGGAACGCGCCGGCGCGCGACCTGGGCTACGAGGCCATGGCCGAGGTGCTGGCGAAGCGGCTGCGCGTGCGCGCGCACGTGCACGCCGCCACCGACGTGATGACGCTGCTGCGCCTCAAGGACGAATTCGGCTTCGACCTCACCCTGCACCACTCGACCGAGGCCTACAAGGTAGCGCCGGAGATCGCCAAACGCGGCGTGAGCGCGGTGGTGCTCCCGTTAGGCCCGCGCATCGGCGTGACGGACGACGCGATGGCCGGCCCGGTCACGCTGTGGAAGGCCGGGGTGAAGATCGCGCTGCATACCGACCACCCGGTGATCAACCAGAAGTGGCTGCGACTCTGCGCCGCACTGGCCATTCGCTACGGCCTTCCCGAGGACGAGGCGCTCAAGGCCGTCACGCGCAACGTGGCAGAGATCGCCCGCGTGGGCGATCGCGTGGGGAGCATCGAAGTCGGGAAGGACGCCGACTTCGTGGTGATGAACGGCACCTGGTACGAACCATCGACGCGCGTCGACCTGGTGTTCGGCGACGGCAAGGTCATCTACGATCGTTCGCGCGCGGAGGTGAAGTGA
- a CDS encoding amidohydrolase family protein, with protein sequence MTRSRMCGALLVVCVAAGLPMGSPLAAQERAVALRGGTVIPVDGAPIPNGTVVMRGGKIVAVGANVAIPAGSDVVDVRGKYVLPGLVDAMTSLGLGASDLNEPSDPIAPQLRVFEAYNPFGTFGGGKPGPLVNHEILGGGVTTMYIAPADGALIGGQGAVVKTAGATLSALVVREPASMDITLGEPPKSAARQRQRDPATRMAEVAMIRQALIRAQEYDRNKGANSALARDLGMEALGRLLKREFPARIQATSAVDIRSALALAREFGLDLVLDGAASAQQYLDTLAARKIPVVLGQVSHQFVSNEEIPDRSDYPPVDESTAAKLVKGGVKTAIASFSRAFGTLAPSGSSKWLLIDASVAAGYGLSEGDVLRTVTLTPAEILGVADRVGSLTVGKDADVIVLDGPPLSVRSWVTRAYINGELVHQR encoded by the coding sequence ATGACTCGTTCTCGCATGTGTGGCGCGCTACTCGTCGTTTGTGTGGCGGCCGGCCTCCCCATGGGCTCGCCGCTCGCGGCGCAGGAACGCGCCGTCGCCTTGCGCGGCGGCACGGTGATCCCGGTCGACGGCGCGCCGATTCCCAACGGGACGGTGGTGATGCGCGGCGGGAAGATCGTGGCGGTCGGCGCCAACGTGGCGATCCCCGCGGGCTCCGATGTGGTGGACGTCCGCGGGAAGTACGTCCTCCCGGGGCTGGTGGACGCGATGACGTCGCTGGGGCTGGGCGCGAGTGACCTCAACGAACCATCTGACCCTATCGCCCCGCAGCTGCGGGTCTTCGAGGCGTACAACCCGTTCGGTACGTTCGGCGGAGGGAAGCCGGGACCGCTGGTGAACCATGAGATCCTGGGCGGAGGCGTCACGACGATGTACATCGCCCCCGCCGACGGCGCGCTGATTGGCGGGCAAGGCGCCGTCGTGAAGACGGCAGGTGCAACGCTGTCGGCGCTGGTGGTCCGCGAGCCGGCCTCGATGGACATCACCCTTGGCGAGCCGCCCAAGTCGGCGGCTCGGCAGCGGCAGCGCGACCCGGCCACGCGCATGGCCGAGGTGGCCATGATCCGCCAGGCGCTGATCCGCGCGCAGGAATACGACCGAAACAAGGGCGCCAACTCCGCGCTCGCCCGCGACTTGGGCATGGAGGCGTTAGGCAGGCTGCTCAAGCGCGAGTTCCCGGCGCGCATCCAGGCCACCAGCGCCGTCGACATCCGGAGCGCACTCGCGCTGGCACGCGAGTTCGGCCTGGACCTGGTGCTCGACGGCGCCGCATCGGCGCAGCAATACCTCGACACGCTCGCCGCCCGGAAGATTCCCGTGGTGCTGGGGCAGGTGTCGCACCAGTTCGTGAGCAACGAGGAGATCCCCGACCGCAGCGACTATCCCCCGGTGGACGAGTCGACCGCGGCCAAACTGGTGAAGGGGGGCGTGAAGACGGCGATTGCGTCGTTCTCGCGCGCCTTCGGGACGCTGGCCCCGTCCGGATCGAGCAAGTGGCTCCTCATCGACGCCTCGGTGGCGGCTGGCTACGGTCTGTCGGAGGGCGACGTGCTCCGGACGGTGACGCTGACACCGGCCGAGATCCTGGGGGTCGCCGACCGTGTGGGCTCGCTCACAGTGGGCAAGGACGCCGACGTGATCGTGCTCGACGGCCCGCCGCTCTCGGTGAGGAGCTGGGTGACGCGTGCCTACATTAATGGAGAGCTGGTGCACCAACGGTAG
- a CDS encoding CoA-acylating methylmalonate-semialdehyde dehydrogenase has protein sequence MIKPDATSESDDAIPFVHHFVAGVRHLPAVERWGGVCDPSTGTQSAAVPFATPGDVDAAVRNSLAAFAEWGSWSALRRARVMFRFKELIEQHIDELARLISSEHGKVFLDARGEVQRGLEVVEFCCGVPHLMKGEFSDTVSTGIDSYSLRQPLGVAVGVTPFNFPVMVPLWMLAPAIASGNCFILKPSEKDPSAPVRLAELLVQAGAPPGVLNVVHGDKVAVDALITHPDVAAVSFVGSTPIARYIYGTAADHGKRVQAMGGAKNHLIVMPDADLDMAVDALMGAAYGSAGERCMAISVAVPVGAAVAEALVARLAERVRALKVGPSLADGMEMGPLVTAAHHERVSGYIALGVEEGASLVVDGRDFRVHDGAHDGGYFLGGCLFDQVTPSMRIYREEIFGPVLCVVRSESFEEALGLANSHEFGNGVSIYTRDGDTAREFVNRVQVGMVGVNIPIPVPLAYYSFGGWKASAFGDHNQHGMDGIRFYTKVKTVTSRWPKGIRAGSEFVMPTLK, from the coding sequence ATGATCAAGCCCGACGCCACGAGCGAGTCCGACGATGCGATCCCGTTCGTCCATCACTTCGTCGCGGGGGTGCGCCACCTGCCGGCAGTTGAGCGTTGGGGTGGAGTGTGCGACCCGTCGACCGGAACGCAGTCGGCGGCCGTCCCCTTCGCGACGCCGGGCGACGTGGACGCGGCGGTGCGCAACTCGCTGGCGGCCTTCGCCGAGTGGGGGAGCTGGTCGGCGCTGAGGCGCGCGCGCGTGATGTTCCGCTTCAAGGAGCTGATCGAGCAGCACATCGACGAGCTGGCTCGGCTCATCTCCAGCGAGCACGGCAAGGTCTTCCTGGATGCGAGGGGCGAGGTGCAGCGCGGGCTCGAGGTGGTCGAGTTCTGCTGCGGCGTGCCGCACCTCATGAAGGGCGAGTTCTCGGATACGGTGTCGACGGGGATCGACTCCTACTCGCTGCGCCAGCCGTTAGGCGTGGCCGTGGGCGTCACGCCGTTCAACTTCCCGGTGATGGTCCCGCTCTGGATGCTCGCGCCGGCCATTGCCAGCGGGAACTGCTTCATCCTCAAGCCGTCGGAGAAGGACCCCTCGGCGCCGGTGCGGCTGGCGGAGCTGCTGGTGCAGGCCGGTGCCCCTCCCGGCGTGCTGAATGTCGTACACGGCGACAAGGTGGCGGTGGACGCGCTCATCACGCATCCCGACGTCGCCGCGGTATCGTTCGTTGGGTCGACACCAATTGCGAGGTACATCTACGGCACCGCCGCCGATCACGGGAAGCGCGTGCAGGCCATGGGCGGGGCGAAGAACCACCTGATCGTGATGCCCGACGCCGACCTGGACATGGCGGTGGATGCGCTGATGGGGGCGGCGTACGGCTCTGCGGGCGAGCGGTGCATGGCGATCTCGGTGGCGGTCCCCGTTGGCGCCGCGGTCGCGGAGGCACTCGTCGCGCGGCTGGCGGAGCGCGTGCGGGCGCTCAAGGTGGGCCCCTCGCTTGCCGACGGGATGGAGATGGGGCCGCTGGTGACCGCGGCGCACCACGAGCGCGTGAGCGGCTACATCGCGTTAGGGGTCGAGGAAGGGGCGTCGCTGGTGGTGGACGGGCGCGACTTCCGCGTGCACGACGGTGCCCATGACGGCGGCTACTTCCTGGGTGGGTGCCTCTTCGACCAGGTGACACCGTCGATGCGCATCTACCGGGAAGAGATCTTCGGGCCGGTCCTGTGCGTGGTACGCAGCGAGTCGTTCGAGGAGGCGCTGGGGCTCGCCAACTCGCATGAATTCGGCAACGGCGTCTCGATCTACACACGAGATGGCGACACCGCGCGCGAGTTCGTGAACCGCGTGCAGGTCGGGATGGTGGGAGTGAACATCCCGATCCCCGTCCCGCTGGCGTACTACTCGTTTGGCGGGTGGAAGGCGTCGGCGTTCGGCGACCACAACCAGCACGGGATGGATGGCATCCGCTTCTACACGAAGGTGAAGACGGTCACGAGCCGCTGGCCGAAAGGGATTCGCGCCGGGTCGGAGTTCGTGATGCCGACACTGAAGTAG
- a CDS encoding P1 family peptidase produces the protein MTCRIPSPATRRLALAAALVIATPSLAGAQGKPRERDLALPIGGTPGALDAITDVKGVEVGHTTLVSGSGPLVVGKGPVRTGVTVVHPRGKENHDPVFAAWFTLNGNGEMTGTTWVQESGYLEGPVAITNTHSVGTVRDAIIRWEVSRKNALQPWWLPVVAETYDGGLNDINGFHVKDEHVFAALDNATSGLPREGVVGGGTGMVCHGFKGGIGTASRVLPANQGGYTVGVLVQCNYGSRRDLRIAGVPVGEEIPDLTACLAVGPDTPINEGGPRRRCSDPDSRNDDAAAAPEQGSIIVVVATDAPVMPHQLKRIVTRVSLGIGRQGGFGGNGSGDIFIAFSTANPRSWSSDSTTTLTMLTNDRISPLFQATAQATEAAITNALLAAETTTGANDLRVYAMPVDRMLSAMRKYGRMK, from the coding sequence ATGACCTGTCGCATCCCGTCACCTGCAACGCGCCGCCTCGCGCTGGCCGCTGCCCTCGTCATCGCCACGCCGTCCCTCGCCGGCGCGCAGGGCAAGCCGCGCGAACGCGACCTTGCCCTCCCCATCGGCGGGACCCCCGGCGCGCTCGATGCCATCACCGACGTCAAGGGCGTCGAGGTGGGGCATACGACCCTGGTGTCCGGCAGCGGACCGTTGGTGGTCGGCAAGGGACCCGTGCGTACCGGCGTCACCGTCGTCCACCCGCGCGGAAAGGAGAACCACGATCCCGTCTTCGCCGCCTGGTTCACGCTCAACGGCAACGGCGAGATGACGGGGACCACCTGGGTGCAGGAGAGCGGTTACCTCGAGGGACCGGTCGCCATTACCAACACGCACTCGGTCGGCACGGTGCGCGATGCAATCATCCGTTGGGAAGTCTCGCGCAAGAACGCGTTGCAGCCGTGGTGGCTCCCGGTCGTCGCCGAGACGTACGATGGCGGGTTGAACGACATCAACGGCTTCCACGTGAAGGATGAGCACGTCTTTGCCGCGCTCGACAACGCCACGAGCGGGTTGCCCAGGGAAGGGGTCGTCGGCGGCGGGACGGGGATGGTCTGTCATGGCTTCAAGGGCGGCATCGGGACGGCTTCGCGCGTCCTGCCGGCCAACCAGGGCGGCTACACCGTGGGGGTCCTGGTCCAGTGCAACTACGGCTCGCGTCGCGACCTGCGTATCGCCGGCGTTCCGGTGGGCGAGGAGATCCCCGACCTCACGGCGTGCCTCGCGGTTGGCCCCGACACGCCCATCAATGAGGGCGGCCCGCGTCGCCGTTGCAGCGACCCCGACTCGCGCAACGACGACGCGGCCGCCGCGCCCGAGCAGGGATCGATCATCGTCGTGGTCGCCACCGATGCTCCCGTGATGCCGCACCAGCTCAAGCGCATCGTGACGCGCGTCTCGTTAGGGATCGGGCGTCAGGGCGGGTTTGGCGGCAACGGTTCGGGCGACATCTTCATCGCCTTCTCGACCGCCAATCCGCGGAGCTGGTCGTCGGACAGCACGACGACGCTCACCATGCTCACGAACGACCGCATCTCCCCGCTCTTCCAGGCCACCGCACAGGCCACCGAGGCGGCCATCACCAACGCGCTGCTGGCGGCGGAGACGACGACCGGTGCGAACGACTTGCGCGTCTACGCCATGCCGGTGGACCGGATGCTCTCGGCGATGCGGAAGTACGGGCGGATGAAGTAA
- a CDS encoding aspartate aminotransferase family protein, which yields MTSAALSLDELWMPFTANKAFKKAPRLMAQSKGMHYTDVDGNVILDGTAGLWCVNAGHGREKIVEAIAQTARTLDYAPGFNLGHPLQFQLATRLAEHLPGDLDHVFFTNSGSEAVDSALKIAIAYHQSRGDTKRVRLVGRQRGYHGVGFGGISVGGIAPNRQAYLNHLLPNVDHLPHTHGIAENFFSRGQPSLGANLADALEDLAAQHGGDTIAAVIVEPVAGSTGVLVPPIGYLERLRAICDKHGILLIFDEVITGFGRLGAPFAADYFGVIPDLMTVAKGITNGSVPMGAVFVRHAIYDTVINASAAGIEFFHGYTYSGHPLACAAALATLDIYQEEGLFQRAADLAPYWEQAIHSLRGKPRVIDIRNLGLVAGIELESRPGAVGARAMDCHIDCFRNGLLIRTTADIIALSPPLIIEQSQVDEIVDKLGKALDRLA from the coding sequence ATGACTTCCGCTGCCCTCTCCCTCGACGAACTCTGGATGCCCTTCACCGCCAACAAGGCGTTCAAGAAGGCACCGCGCCTCATGGCCCAGTCCAAGGGGATGCACTACACCGACGTCGATGGCAACGTCATCCTCGATGGAACCGCCGGGTTGTGGTGCGTGAATGCGGGACATGGCCGGGAGAAGATAGTCGAGGCGATTGCGCAGACCGCGCGCACGCTCGACTACGCGCCGGGCTTCAACCTCGGGCATCCGCTCCAGTTCCAGCTGGCGACGCGGCTGGCGGAACATCTGCCCGGGGATCTCGACCACGTCTTCTTCACCAACTCCGGTTCCGAGGCGGTCGACTCGGCGCTCAAGATCGCCATTGCCTATCACCAGTCGCGAGGCGATACCAAGCGCGTGCGCCTGGTGGGGCGGCAGCGTGGCTATCACGGCGTGGGCTTTGGCGGGATCTCCGTGGGCGGCATTGCCCCCAACCGGCAGGCGTACCTCAATCACCTGCTGCCTAACGTCGATCACCTCCCGCATACGCACGGCATCGCCGAGAACTTCTTCAGCCGGGGGCAGCCGTCACTCGGCGCCAACCTCGCCGATGCCCTGGAGGACCTCGCGGCGCAGCACGGCGGCGACACGATCGCCGCGGTGATCGTCGAGCCGGTGGCCGGGTCGACCGGCGTGCTCGTCCCGCCCATCGGCTACCTCGAGCGGCTGCGCGCGATTTGTGACAAGCACGGGATCCTGCTCATCTTCGACGAGGTCATCACCGGCTTCGGGCGGTTAGGTGCCCCGTTCGCCGCCGACTACTTCGGCGTCATCCCCGACCTCATGACCGTGGCCAAGGGGATCACCAACGGCAGCGTCCCCATGGGGGCTGTCTTCGTCCGCCACGCGATCTACGACACCGTCATCAACGCCTCGGCCGCCGGCATCGAGTTCTTCCACGGGTACACCTACTCGGGGCATCCGCTGGCCTGTGCCGCCGCCCTCGCCACGCTCGACATCTACCAGGAGGAAGGGCTCTTCCAGCGCGCGGCCGACCTCGCCCCGTATTGGGAACAGGCCATCCACTCGCTTCGGGGGAAGCCGCGCGTCATCGACATTCGCAACCTCGGGTTGGTCGCGGGCATCGAGCTGGAGTCGCGCCCCGGCGCGGTGGGGGCGCGGGCAATGGACTGCCACATCGATTGCTTCAGAAACGGCCTTCTGATTCGCACGACGGCCGACATCATCGCCCTCTCGCCGCCGCTCATCATCGAGCAGTCGCAGGTGGACGAGATCGTCGACAAGCTGGGGAAGGCGCTCGACCGCCTGGCATAG
- a CDS encoding helix-turn-helix domain-containing protein, with protein MAGGTRGMILAQLRRGNRTVDELAAAVGTTDNSVRSHLATLERDGLVRVEGRRRSPGAGKPAVLYGVDPAADVALSKAYPAVLVALVEVLVDTLPANASQALLKAVGERLARAAGGEARGTREQRVEAAASALVSMGGDVEVVPSPGALTIQGYGCPLASAVSSRPEVCTAVEAFVADVTGEPTRQCCDHGERPRCRFVIGEKKA; from the coding sequence ATGGCAGGCGGAACACGCGGAATGATCCTGGCGCAGCTCCGACGCGGAAACCGCACGGTCGATGAACTGGCGGCTGCGGTCGGCACCACGGACAACTCCGTTCGGTCGCACCTGGCGACGCTCGAACGCGACGGGCTCGTGCGGGTCGAGGGGAGGCGCCGCAGCCCCGGAGCGGGGAAGCCGGCGGTCCTCTACGGCGTGGATCCCGCGGCGGATGTCGCCCTGTCCAAGGCGTATCCCGCGGTGCTGGTGGCGCTGGTGGAGGTGCTCGTCGACACGTTGCCGGCGAACGCGTCGCAGGCGCTCCTCAAGGCGGTGGGCGAGCGCCTCGCGCGCGCGGCTGGCGGGGAGGCGCGCGGCACTCGGGAGCAACGCGTTGAGGCCGCGGCGTCGGCGCTGGTCTCGATGGGAGGCGATGTCGAAGTCGTGCCGTCGCCCGGCGCCCTCACCATCCAGGGCTACGGATGTCCGCTCGCCAGCGCGGTTTCCAGTCGTCCGGAGGTCTGTACCGCCGTCGAGGCGTTCGTGGCCGATGTGACGGGAGAGCCGACGCGGCAATGCTGCGACCACGGCGAGCGCCCGCGCTGCCGCTTTGTCATCGGCGAGAAGAAGGCCTAG
- a CDS encoding NAD(P)-binding protein, translating into MEADPESGTTGDDRDLGLDRAIDRRDFLNGVAIGLGALHALSPRDLLAQGTLGQRAAATVAADDYPPARTGLRGSHDGAFENAHRVRDGMAPSEWATPSVLKETYDLIVVGAGISGLSAAWFYRQKHGNASRILILDNHDDFGGHARRNEFTVDGRTLLSYAGTQSIDTPSKYSPVAGKLLRDLGIDTQAFYKAYDQEFFQKRGMGEAVFFNKEKFGRDVLVSRHEGEPITAYFARTPLTDAVKKEIAQLFVAPRDYLTGRTIAEKKALLARTSYADYLTRHCHLSQGALAYFQGFTYDLFGVGIDAVPAGDCVPLDLPGFAALGLDDTPGPGMGRSAILHASDEPYIFHFPDGNATIARLLVRALVPGSLPGRTMFDVVGARANYATLDRPTARVRIRLSSTVVHARNAAAGVEVTYVRNGRAERVKGGRCVMACWNGVIPHILPEVGTRQAAALKYGSKVPLLYTNVALRNWTALEKAKVHSIFAPAAYYFDTSLDFPVSIGGYHYAQSSAEPVVVTMHRASCVPGLPVRDQQRAGRGELLATPYATYERQVREQLARMLGPAGFDPARDIAAITVNRWSHGYAYEYNSLWDPVWPTGESPCEIGRQPVGRITIANSDAGAYAYTDSAIDEAWRAVAELRTSS; encoded by the coding sequence ATGGAGGCCGACCCTGAATCCGGAACGACTGGCGACGATCGCGACCTGGGGCTCGACCGGGCGATCGACCGACGCGACTTCCTCAACGGAGTCGCGATCGGGCTCGGGGCGTTGCACGCGCTGTCGCCGCGCGACCTCCTGGCACAGGGAACACTTGGCCAGCGCGCCGCGGCGACCGTTGCTGCTGACGACTACCCGCCGGCCAGGACCGGGCTGCGTGGCTCGCACGACGGTGCCTTCGAGAACGCACACCGCGTGCGCGACGGTATGGCCCCCAGCGAGTGGGCGACCCCAAGCGTCCTCAAGGAGACGTACGACCTCATCGTCGTCGGCGCCGGGATCTCGGGGCTGAGCGCGGCGTGGTTCTATCGCCAGAAGCATGGGAACGCTTCGCGCATCCTCATTCTCGACAATCACGATGACTTTGGCGGCCATGCGCGTCGCAACGAGTTCACCGTCGACGGCAGGACGTTGCTCTCCTACGCCGGGACGCAATCGATCGATACGCCCTCGAAGTACTCGCCCGTCGCAGGCAAGCTCCTCCGCGACCTCGGCATCGATACGCAAGCCTTCTACAAGGCGTACGACCAGGAGTTCTTCCAGAAGCGTGGGATGGGCGAGGCGGTCTTCTTCAACAAGGAGAAGTTCGGGCGCGATGTGCTGGTGTCGCGCCACGAGGGAGAGCCCATCACGGCGTATTTCGCGCGCACGCCGCTCACCGACGCGGTCAAGAAGGAGATCGCGCAGCTCTTCGTGGCGCCCAGGGACTACCTCACCGGGCGCACGATCGCGGAGAAGAAGGCGCTCCTCGCCCGCACGAGCTATGCCGACTACCTCACGCGCCACTGTCACCTGTCCCAGGGGGCGCTCGCCTACTTCCAGGGTTTCACCTACGACCTGTTCGGCGTCGGCATCGACGCCGTGCCGGCGGGCGATTGCGTCCCGCTCGACCTGCCCGGCTTTGCCGCGTTAGGGCTCGATGACACGCCCGGGCCCGGGATGGGACGCTCGGCGATCCTCCACGCGAGCGACGAGCCGTACATCTTCCACTTCCCCGACGGCAACGCCACCATCGCGCGCCTCCTCGTCCGTGCGCTCGTGCCGGGCAGCCTCCCCGGGCGTACCATGTTCGACGTCGTTGGGGCGCGCGCCAACTACGCCACGCTCGACCGCCCCACCGCCAGGGTGCGCATCCGGCTCTCCTCGACCGTCGTGCACGCGCGCAACGCCGCAGCGGGCGTCGAGGTCACCTACGTGCGCAACGGTCGCGCCGAGCGGGTGAAAGGAGGGCGCTGCGTCATGGCCTGCTGGAACGGCGTCATCCCGCACATCCTCCCCGAGGTCGGGACGCGGCAGGCGGCGGCACTCAAGTACGGGTCCAAGGTGCCGCTCCTCTACACTAACGTCGCGCTGCGCAACTGGACGGCGCTGGAGAAGGCCAAGGTCCACTCGATCTTTGCCCCGGCCGCCTACTACTTCGACACGTCGTTGGACTTTCCCGTGAGCATCGGCGGCTACCACTATGCGCAGTCGTCGGCCGAGCCCGTGGTGGTGACGATGCACCGCGCCTCGTGCGTTCCCGGCCTCCCGGTGCGCGACCAGCAGCGCGCCGGTCGCGGCGAACTTCTCGCCACGCCATACGCGACGTACGAGCGTCAGGTACGTGAGCAGCTCGCCCGCATGCTCGGCCCCGCCGGCTTCGACCCCGCGCGCGACATCGCCGCGATCACCGTGAACCGCTGGTCGCACGGCTACGCCTACGAGTACAACTCGCTCTGGGATCCCGTCTGGCCCACCGGTGAGTCGCCGTGCGAGATCGGCCGCCAACCGGTGGGTCGCATAACGATTGCCAACTCGGACGCCGGCGCCTACGCCTACACCGACTCAGCGATCGATGAGGCCTGGCGCGCGGTAGCGGAACTGCGTACGTCGAGTTGA
- a CDS encoding membrane dipeptidase — MRRRSFLLAAAAAAATTRLGAQPSAAVPQRRLTRDARQQRRDTLVIDAMGELRPEYTDEILRAMLRSGMDAITITLCDPKPEGDEALALALDSLVETDRYLASRPDLFIKATTVADMDRARRSGKLAVFYLYQNTVQFGTSLDRIDLFHRLGLRSCQMTYNTKNHVGVGCWEPGGITPFGRQSVARMNERRMLIDLSHANAQTMRETIAESRQPVIISHTACMAVHENRRNTPDDVLKQLAERGGVVGICQMRPFLTSKRGKEALPTYFDHIMHAIEVAGAEHVGIGSDRDHRVITLSPEYVAELKKEEGSQVQDNELPYFIDELNGPSRMEVVWDGLVKRGLPARDVERVMGGNVYRLYRDVIG, encoded by the coding sequence ATGCGTCGTCGCTCCTTCCTCCTCGCCGCTGCCGCGGCAGCCGCCACCACCCGCCTCGGTGCGCAGCCGTCGGCCGCCGTCCCTCAACGCCGTCTGACGCGCGATGCGCGCCAGCAGCGGCGCGATACGCTGGTGATAGACGCCATGGGGGAGCTGAGGCCGGAGTACACGGACGAGATCCTGCGCGCGATGCTGCGAAGCGGGATGGACGCTATCACCATCACGCTCTGCGATCCCAAGCCGGAGGGCGATGAGGCGCTCGCTCTCGCGCTCGACTCGCTGGTCGAGACCGACAGGTACCTCGCCTCCCGCCCCGACCTCTTCATCAAGGCCACCACGGTCGCCGACATGGATCGCGCGCGGCGCTCAGGCAAGCTGGCGGTCTTCTATCTCTACCAGAACACGGTCCAGTTCGGGACGTCGCTCGACCGCATCGACCTCTTCCACCGGCTGGGGCTCCGCTCCTGCCAGATGACGTACAACACGAAGAATCACGTCGGTGTCGGCTGCTGGGAGCCGGGCGGGATCACGCCGTTCGGGCGACAGTCGGTGGCGCGCATGAACGAGCGACGCATGCTGATCGACCTCTCGCACGCCAACGCGCAGACGATGCGCGAGACGATTGCCGAGTCGAGGCAACCGGTGATCATCTCGCACACGGCGTGCATGGCGGTGCACGAGAACCGGCGGAACACGCCGGACGACGTGCTCAAGCAGCTGGCGGAACGCGGCGGGGTGGTGGGGATCTGCCAGATGCGCCCATTCCTCACGTCGAAGCGCGGGAAGGAGGCGCTCCCGACGTACTTCGACCACATCATGCACGCCATCGAGGTGGCGGGGGCCGAGCACGTGGGGATCGGGAGCGATCGCGACCATCGTGTCATCACGCTCTCACCCGAGTACGTGGCCGAGCTCAAGAAGGAGGAAGGCTCGCAGGTGCAAGACAACGAGCTTCCCTACTTCATCGACGAACTCAACGGCCCCTCGCGCATGGAGGTCGTGTGGGACGGCCTGGTGAAGCGGGGGCTCCCCGCTCGCGACGTGGAACGGGTGATGGGAGGGAACGTCTACCGCCTCTATCGCGACGTGATCGGCTAG